The following proteins are co-located in the Pseudomonas sp. DY-1 genome:
- the ubiX gene encoding flavin prenyltransferase UbiX — protein sequence MNGPSRITLAMTGASGAQYGLRLLDCLIQEDREVHFLISKAAQLVMATETDVTLPAKPQAMQAFLSEYTGAAPGQIRCYGKEDWMSPVASGSGAPAAMVVVPCSTGTLSAIATGACNNLIERAADVTLKERRQLVLVPREAPYSSIHLENMLKLSNLGAVIVPASPGFYHQPQTIDDLVDFVVARILNLLDIPQDMLPRWGEHHQGVDD from the coding sequence ATGAACGGACCTTCCCGCATCACGCTGGCAATGACCGGCGCCTCTGGCGCGCAGTACGGCCTGCGCCTGCTGGACTGCCTGATCCAGGAAGACCGCGAGGTGCATTTCCTGATTTCCAAGGCAGCGCAGCTGGTGATGGCCACTGAAACCGACGTCACCTTGCCGGCCAAGCCCCAGGCCATGCAGGCATTCCTCAGCGAGTACACCGGTGCCGCACCGGGACAGATTCGTTGCTACGGCAAGGAAGACTGGATGTCCCCGGTGGCGTCCGGTTCCGGCGCACCAGCAGCGATGGTGGTGGTGCCCTGTTCCACCGGGACGCTCTCGGCCATCGCTACTGGCGCTTGCAACAACTTGATCGAGCGTGCCGCCGACGTGACCCTGAAGGAGCGCCGCCAACTGGTCCTGGTGCCGCGCGAGGCGCCTTATTCCAGTATCCACCTGGAAAACATGCTCAAGCTGTCCAACCTTGGCGCGGTGATCGTGCCTGCCTCGCCGGGTTTCTATCACCAGCCGCAGACCATCGATGACCTGGTGGACTTCGTGGTGGCGCGCATCCTCAACCTGCTGGACATTCCCCAGGACATGCTGCCGCGTTGGGGCGAACACCATCAGGGCGTCGATGACTAG
- a CDS encoding LysR substrate-binding domain-containing protein, with protein MAVSQAQLKAFHAVAVQGNFTRAAEALFLSQPAVSDQVRKLEERFGILLFHRNKRSVQLTDLGERLLTITQRLFAAEAEAQELLSTSRALETGSLTLAVDSPVHLLGHIARFCERYPGIRVSLVTGNSDECLRRLQEYKADFALLGRVVEDDSLITHVLSADPLVAFVAHSHPWAARESIVLADLEDMPMVLRERGSMTRQILEEEMRRAGIAIRPAIEVEGREATFEMVAAGLGVGLVSAAEVGASANVHVLPIRDCLQRMTETLVCLREQGSRRIIETFFDIVRSNRG; from the coding sequence ATGGCGGTTTCCCAGGCACAGCTCAAGGCCTTCCACGCCGTGGCGGTGCAGGGCAATTTCACCCGTGCGGCCGAGGCCCTGTTCCTCAGCCAACCGGCGGTTTCCGACCAGGTGCGCAAGCTGGAGGAACGTTTCGGCATCCTGCTGTTCCACCGCAACAAGCGCTCGGTGCAATTGACCGACCTCGGCGAACGTCTGCTGACCATCACCCAGCGGCTATTCGCAGCCGAAGCCGAAGCGCAGGAACTGCTTTCCACCTCACGCGCATTGGAGACAGGCAGCCTGACCCTGGCGGTGGATTCGCCCGTGCACCTGCTGGGGCACATAGCGCGCTTCTGCGAGCGTTACCCGGGCATCCGCGTCAGCCTGGTCACGGGAAACAGCGACGAATGCCTGCGCCGGCTGCAGGAGTACAAGGCGGACTTTGCCCTGCTTGGTCGCGTTGTCGAAGACGACAGCCTGATCACACATGTGCTCAGTGCTGATCCGCTGGTGGCGTTCGTGGCCCACTCGCACCCATGGGCTGCGCGTGAGTCGATCGTCCTTGCCGACCTGGAGGACATGCCGATGGTGTTGCGCGAGCGTGGCTCCATGACCCGGCAAATACTCGAGGAAGAGATGCGCCGAGCAGGCATCGCCATCCGTCCGGCCATCGAGGTTGAGGGTCGCGAGGCTACCTTCGAGATGGTCGCTGCGGGCCTTGGCGTGGGCCTTGTTTCGGCGGCCGAGGTGGGGGCCAGTGCCAACGTGCATGTGCTGCCGATCCGCGACTGCCTGCAGCGCATGACGGAGACGCTGGTGTGCCTGCGCGAGCAGGGTTCGCGGCGCATCATCGAGACCTTTTTCGACATCGTGCGGTCGAATCGCGGCTAG
- the mpl gene encoding UDP-N-acetylmuramate:L-alanyl-gamma-D-glutamyl-meso-diaminopimelate ligase, translating to MHIHILGICGTFMGSLAVLAKELGHRVTGSDANVYPPMSTQLEAQGIELMQGYEPAHLEPAPDLVVVGNALSRGNPAVEYVLNKGLPYVSGPQWLADHVLQGRWVLAVAGTHGKTTTTSMLAWVLEHAGMSPGFLIGGVPQNFGVSARLGGTPFFVVEADEYDSAFFDKRSKFVHYRPRTAILNNLEFDHADIFPDLAAIERQFHHLVRTIPGEGLVIHPTSESALKRVLDMGCWTPVQTTGEGGQWQARLLAEDGSRFEVLFEGQVAGTVDWELTGQHNVANALATLAAARHVGVVPELGVAALSVFKSVKRRMEKVAEVKGVTIYDDFAHHPTAIATTLDGLRKRVGDAPVVAVIEPRSNSMKLGAHRDGLPDSVKLADQVFWYAPPNLGWDLAATVAGSSVPTQVCESLESIIEGVKAIAAPGTQVVIMSNGGFGGLHGKLASALAE from the coding sequence ATGCATATCCACATCCTCGGCATCTGCGGCACCTTCATGGGTTCGCTGGCGGTGCTGGCCAAGGAACTTGGCCATCGTGTCACCGGCTCCGACGCCAACGTCTACCCGCCCATGAGCACCCAGCTGGAGGCCCAGGGAATCGAGCTGATGCAGGGGTACGAGCCCGCCCATCTGGAACCCGCTCCGGACCTGGTCGTGGTCGGCAATGCCCTGTCCCGCGGCAACCCGGCCGTGGAGTACGTACTGAACAAGGGCCTGCCCTACGTCTCTGGCCCGCAGTGGCTGGCCGACCATGTGTTGCAGGGGCGCTGGGTGCTCGCGGTCGCCGGTACCCACGGCAAGACCACCACCACCAGCATGCTGGCCTGGGTACTGGAGCATGCCGGCATGAGCCCGGGCTTCCTGATCGGCGGCGTTCCGCAGAACTTCGGCGTTTCCGCGCGCCTGGGCGGCACACCCTTCTTCGTTGTCGAGGCCGACGAGTACGACAGCGCCTTCTTCGACAAGCGCTCCAAGTTCGTCCACTACCGCCCGCGCACCGCCATCCTCAACAATCTCGAATTCGATCACGCTGACATCTTCCCCGATCTCGCGGCCATCGAGCGTCAGTTCCATCACCTGGTGCGTACCATCCCTGGCGAGGGGCTGGTCATTCATCCGACTTCCGAAAGCGCCCTCAAGCGCGTGCTGGACATGGGCTGCTGGACCCCGGTGCAGACCACCGGTGAAGGCGGCCAATGGCAGGCACGCTTGCTGGCCGAAGACGGCTCGCGTTTCGAAGTGCTGTTCGAAGGCCAGGTCGCCGGCACCGTGGACTGGGAACTGACCGGCCAACACAACGTCGCCAATGCGCTCGCGACGCTGGCTGCGGCCCGCCATGTCGGCGTGGTGCCGGAGCTGGGAGTCGCTGCGCTGTCCGTCTTCAAGAGCGTCAAGCGGCGCATGGAGAAGGTGGCGGAAGTGAAGGGCGTAACCATCTACGACGACTTTGCCCACCACCCGACCGCTATCGCCACCACCCTCGACGGCCTGCGCAAGCGCGTTGGCGATGCTCCAGTGGTCGCGGTGATCGAGCCGCGTTCCAACTCCATGAAGCTCGGCGCCCACCGCGACGGCCTGCCCGACTCGGTGAAGCTGGCCGACCAGGTGTTCTGGTACGCACCGCCGAACCTCGGCTGGGACCTTGCGGCCACCGTTGCCGGCTCCAGCGTGCCGACCCAGGTGTGTGAATCCCTGGAGTCCATCATCGAGGGCGTGAAGGCCATTGCCGCACCCGGCACCCAGGTAGTGATCATGAGCAACGGTGGTTTCGGCGGCCTGCACGGCAAGCTGGCCTCGGCCCTGGCGGAGTGA